The following proteins are encoded in a genomic region of Candidatus Hydrogenedentota bacterium:
- a CDS encoding cytochrome C → MVSRLISIVASFLWFLGRNTVTILGATVTTISAITIFVLFSLELSGILMSPYLGIITFVVMPAGFIFGLILILLGTLWQHRRDQKLGKEARPTGDVPLPKLDFNSPKTRQVAGMVLFLSLANLFIVGATSYQSVVYMDSAEFCGKVCHTVMEPESVAHAASPHGRVECVACHIGPGAPWFVKSKLSGVGQLFAVTFNTYEHPIPTPVENLRPSRDTCEQCHWPAKFTGDRLRVIKKYGDDDANSPTYTALLMHIGGGSNQNHGIHSWHIDPRRETTYVSVDRQRQEIALVRVKEPDGSISEFKMQGTEYTPEQLAQGETRIMDCIDCHNRPTHVFDLPGPAMDKALTQGLIDATLPGIKRVGVEALQAAKGEDKAADLDGISQKLETHFRETFADTYDANADRVKKAIDEVQGIYKRNVFPAMDVTWGTYINNIGHTDFPGCFRCHDGNHTTDDGRTISQDCTLCHGVLAMEEENPQVLSDLGIQ, encoded by the coding sequence ATGGTATCCAGACTCATCTCTATTGTTGCTTCATTCTTGTGGTTTCTTGGGCGCAATACCGTCACTATTTTGGGTGCCACCGTAACCACCATTAGCGCCATCACGATCTTCGTCCTTTTTTCCCTGGAACTCTCCGGGATTCTCATGTCCCCCTATCTGGGGATCATCACCTTTGTCGTCATGCCTGCGGGGTTCATCTTTGGCCTGATTCTAATACTGTTGGGAACGCTTTGGCAGCACCGCCGGGACCAGAAACTGGGCAAAGAGGCCCGGCCTACCGGCGATGTACCCCTACCCAAGCTCGATTTCAACAGCCCCAAAACGCGCCAAGTGGCAGGGATGGTCCTCTTTCTCTCGCTGGCGAACCTGTTTATTGTGGGCGCGACCAGCTATCAAAGCGTCGTCTACATGGACTCGGCTGAGTTTTGCGGCAAAGTCTGTCACACGGTGATGGAGCCGGAGTCTGTGGCACACGCTGCATCGCCCCACGGGAGGGTGGAGTGCGTCGCATGCCATATCGGTCCCGGCGCTCCCTGGTTTGTGAAATCGAAGTTGTCGGGTGTCGGCCAGTTGTTCGCCGTTACCTTCAATACATACGAACATCCAATCCCAACGCCGGTCGAGAATCTGCGGCCCTCCCGCGACACCTGCGAACAGTGCCATTGGCCCGCCAAGTTTACCGGCGACCGACTTCGCGTCATCAAGAAATACGGCGACGACGACGCAAATTCGCCAACCTACACGGCCCTCCTGATGCACATCGGAGGCGGCTCCAACCAGAATCACGGAATTCACAGTTGGCATATCGATCCGCGGCGTGAAACCACCTACGTATCGGTGGACCGCCAGCGACAGGAAATCGCCTTGGTCCGCGTCAAAGAACCGGATGGCAGTATCTCCGAGTTCAAGATGCAGGGGACTGAGTACACGCCCGAACAATTGGCACAGGGCGAGACACGCATTATGGATTGCATCGATTGTCATAATCGGCCTACACACGTCTTCGACCTGCCCGGACCCGCGATGGACAAGGCACTCACTCAAGGTCTAATCGACGCCACCCTGCCAGGCATCAAGCGTGTCGGCGTCGAGGCACTTCAGGCAGCGAAGGGAGAAGATAAGGCGGCAGACCTTGATGGGATTTCGCAAAAACTCGAAACTCACTTCCGCGAGACTTTTGCAGATACGTACGACGCAAACGCAGACCGTGTGAAGAAGGCCATCGACGAAGTTCAGGGTATTTACAAACGTAACGTATTTCCTGCCATGGACGTGACGTGGGGGACCTATATTAACAATATCGGCCATACTGACTTCCCCGGCTGCTTCCGATGCCACGACGGTAATCACACGACCGACGACGGGCGGACCATTAGCCAAGACTGCACACTCTGCCACGGTGTCCTGGCTATGGAAGAAGAGAACCCGCAAGTCCTATCTGACCTTGGAATCCAATAG